The DNA region AGCAAGGTTTTAAAAAATACATTATTGAAAGAATATACGACATTCAAAATTGGCGGTCCGGCAGATGTCGTATTCATTCCCGAAAATCTTCAAGAATTACAACTAGCGATAAAATTTATCTATGAACATAAAATTCCTGTAACCATCTTTGGTTGCGGCTCTAATATTTTAGTTAGCGATAAAGGTATTAGAGGTGTCGTAATTATCATGACTGAGAAGTTTAGTAAAGTTGATATTGTAGGCGACATTATAAGCGCTCAGGCTGGAATTAGTGTCACGGATTTAAGTAAATTAGTAGTGGAAAATGGTTTCGCGGGCATGGAATTTGCCGTAGGAATTCCTGGTAGTGTTGGTGGAGCTGTTTTTATGAATGCTGGGGCTTATGGTGGTGAGTTTGCCAATATTGTTCATAAAGTTATTACCGTTAATTCTTTAGGGGAGCTTTGTGAATATCGACCAGAACAGCTTCAATTTGGTTATCGGCATAGTGTTTTTCAAGAAAATAGAGAATTGATTTTACAAGTTGAATTTAAACTTGCAACTGGTGATAAAGAACAGCTAAGGCAAATTGTTGAAGAGTTAACACAAAAACGTAGTAGCAAGCAGCCTTTAGAAATGCCTAGTGCAGGTAGTGTTTTTAAAAGACCAGTTGGAAATTATGCAGGAACTTTAATTGAACAAGCGGGCTTAAAAGGTAAATGTATTGGCGGTGCACAGGTTTCTGAAAAACACGCAGGCTTTATTGTCAATAAAGGTGATGCCACGGCTAAAGATGTCTTAGATTTAATAGAATATATTCGAGAAATTGTCTGGGACAAATTTGCGGTGCGATTAGAATCGGAAGTAAGGTTTATTGGTGAAGCATAAAATAAAGTGCTAATAGGCCTTATAAAACATGTTGTAGTGTGTGGAAATTTTCTACGAGCCACAACATGTTTTTTTTGTTGTAATTTAGCAGTATTTTTTTAGTTAATTAATCCAGCTCAATGGCTAAATATTTAAAAATATGTTATAATATTAAGCAAATAATCTAAAAATATTAGTAGAAATGGTAAAATAAACAATAAGAAGGTGTAGATATGAAAATAACATTTTTAGGTGCTGCACGTACAGTTACAGGTTCATGCTTTTTGCTAGAGACAGAAAAAACTAAGATAATAATTGATTGTGGGATGTTTCAAGGCTCGAAAAATATAACAGAATTAAATCGACGTGAATTTATGTTCCAGCCGAGTGAATTAACAGCTGTGATTTTAACTCACGCCCATATAGATCATAGTGGTTTAATACCTAAATTAATTAAAAATGGCTATAATGGCAAAGTGTTTTGTACTAAGGTTACAAAAGAACTTTGTGGAATTTTATTGCCGGATAGTGCGCATATTCAAGAGTCAGATGCGGAAATTGCCATGCGAAAAAATAAGCGTTCCGGCAAAGAAACACCACAGCCGCTATATACTATAGATGATGCCTATACAGCTTTAAAATATTTCCAAGAAGTCCCTTTGTATGACAAAATAAAAATTAGTGAAGATGTTGCGGTGCGTTATCGTTCGGCTGGACACATTATGGGGGCAGCGATGGTTGAAGTTTATGTTAAAGAGGCTGATAAAGAGATTAAACTCCTATTCTCTGGGGACTTAGGACAGCCGAAACAGCCGATCGTGCGCGAACCAGATGAAATTCGTAATACGGATTATTTGATAGTCGAGTCGACTTATGGGGACCGGGAGCATTTTGAATATGATAAGGAAGCTGAACTGGCTAAAATCATCAATGAAACATATGCGCGGGGGGGCAATCTAATAATCCCAGCTTTTGCGGTAGGCAGGACACAAACTTTATTATATTATTTTCAAAAACTCATCCAAGAAAATAAGATTCCGGAAATGCCGATTATTATTGATAGCCCTTTGGCAATCAAGGCTACGGATATAATTTTACGCAATCCGCAAGAATTTGATGAAGAAGCCTGTGATATTTATCGCAATCAAAATCAAAAACTGATTAATATTAAAACGTTAAGATTTGTTGAAACAAGTGAAGAATCGAAAGCTTTAAATAGTTTAGACACGCCGGCGATTATTATTTCGGCT from Succinispira mobilis DSM 6222 includes:
- the murB gene encoding UDP-N-acetylmuramate dehydrogenase, with amino-acid sequence MSSTLFLEFTRSKNFESKVLKNTLLKEYTTFKIGGPADVVFIPENLQELQLAIKFIYEHKIPVTIFGCGSNILVSDKGIRGVVIIMTEKFSKVDIVGDIISAQAGISVTDLSKLVVENGFAGMEFAVGIPGSVGGAVFMNAGAYGGEFANIVHKVITVNSLGELCEYRPEQLQFGYRHSVFQENRELILQVEFKLATGDKEQLRQIVEELTQKRSSKQPLEMPSAGSVFKRPVGNYAGTLIEQAGLKGKCIGGAQVSEKHAGFIVNKGDATAKDVLDLIEYIREIVWDKFAVRLESEVRFIGEA
- a CDS encoding MBL fold metallo-hydrolase RNA specificity domain-containing protein, with the protein product MKITFLGAARTVTGSCFLLETEKTKIIIDCGMFQGSKNITELNRREFMFQPSELTAVILTHAHIDHSGLIPKLIKNGYNGKVFCTKVTKELCGILLPDSAHIQESDAEIAMRKNKRSGKETPQPLYTIDDAYTALKYFQEVPLYDKIKISEDVAVRYRSAGHIMGAAMVEVYVKEADKEIKLLFSGDLGQPKQPIVREPDEIRNTDYLIVESTYGDREHFEYDKEAELAKIINETYARGGNLIIPAFAVGRTQTLLYYFQKLIQENKIPEMPIIIDSPLAIKATDIILRNPQEFDEEACDIYRNQNQKLINIKTLRFVETSEESKALNSLDTPAIIISASGMADAGRILHHLKHNLWRPECSVLFAGFQARGSLGRLILDGAKVVKIMGERISVKAKIYNLRGFSAHADREQIFEWLEGLECRPSGVFVVHGESDVADVFANDLRKVLGAATYVPQYGDIALIDGYNWKIKESEIITKVPAIQELRQELRGMEKNYYEYRMRLEQLLNRDESKLKEIRRRLQKINKYMEENLNGL